A DNA window from Zingiber officinale cultivar Zhangliang chromosome 3A, Zo_v1.1, whole genome shotgun sequence contains the following coding sequences:
- the LOC122052474 gene encoding homeobox-leucine zipper protein HOX32-like, with translation MEMELVESGKEARKGHQEEAVMDAGKYVRYTPEQVEALERVYSECPKPSSLRRQQLIRECPILSHIEPKQIKVWFQNRRCREKQRKESFRLLTVNRKLSAMNKLLMEENDRLQKQVSELVYQNGHMCQQVQNASVTTRNTSCESVITSGQFHHQQNLTAQPPQRDANNPTSLLAIAEETLAEFLAKATGTAVNWVQMVGMKPGPDSIGIVAVSHNSIGVAARTCGLVSLEPTRVAEILKDRPSWYRDCRCLDVLSVVPTGNGGNIELIYMQAYAPTTLAVARDFWTLRYTTALEDGSLVTCERSLTPATGGPAGPSAPSFVRGQVLPSGFLIRPCDGGGSMIHIVDHIDLDACSVPEVLRPLYESSTFLAQKLTLAALRHLRQISFEASADVQCRSQQPSVLRILMQRLNRGFNDAVNSFADDGWSLLGSDGVDDVTIAVDSSLNRIIGSHSNSSAMFSTIGSGILCAKASMLLQNVPPAILVRFLREHRSEWADCAVDAYSAASLRGCTYSIPTVRVNSGLLGNQAILPLAHTIEHEESLEVVKIEGHCFNQDVNLSSRDMTLLQLCSGIEENAIGACAQLVFAPIDESFTDDVPLLPSGFRVIPLEPKSDSSAPSRTLDLASTLETGSGAAPRSTNETASTAYNLRSVLTIAFQFTFENHLRDNVAAMARQYVRSVVSSVQRVAMAISPTPGFQIGSKILPPGSPEANTLAQWIFRSYRAQTGAALLQIDSQANDSLLKMLWQCSDAIMCCSLKTSPVFTFSNQAGLDLLETTLIALQDIMLENILDDSARKMLCSEFPKIMQQGFAYLPGGVCLSSMGRPVSYEQAVAWKVLNEEGSTHCLAFMFVNWSFV, from the exons ATGGAGATGGAGTTGGTGGAAAGTGGAAAGGAGGCGCGGAAGGGACATCAGGAAGAGGCGGTGATGGATGCTGGAAAGTACGTGAGGTACACGCCGGAGCAAGTGGAGGCGCTTGAGAGGGTCTATAGCGAGTGCCCCAAGCCGAGTTCTCTCAGGCGGCAGCAGCTCATACGGGAGTGCCCCATCCTCTCCCACATCGAACCAAAGCAGATCAAAGTCTGGTTCCAGAACAGAAG ATGTCGGGAAAAGCAGAGGAAGGAATCCTTTCGGCTCCTAACAGTTAATCGCAAGCTCAGTGCCATGAATAAACTGTTAATGGAAGAAAATGATCGGCTGCAAAAGCAGGTGTCTGAACTTGTTTATCAGAATGGCCATATGTGCCAGCAAGTGCAAAAT GCATCTGTGACAACAAGAAACACCAGTTGTGAGTCTGTGATTACAAGCGGTCAGTTTCACCATCAGCAAAACTTAACGGCTCAGCCTCCTCAAAGAGATGCTAATAACCCAACCAG TCTTCTTGCAATTGCGGAGGAGACCTTGGCAGAGTTCCTGGCAAAAGCTACTGGAACTGCTGTTAATTGGGTTCAGATGGTTGGGATGAAG CCTGGTCCGGATTCCATTGGAATTGTTGCTGTTTCTCACAATTCTATTGGAGTTGCAGCTCGAACCTGTGGCCTCGTGAGTCTAGAGCCCACCAGG GTTGCAGAGATTCTTAAAGATCGTCCTTCTTGGTATCGTGATTGTCGTTGCCTTGATGTGCTCAGTGTAGTTCCGACTGGTAATGGAGGAAATATTGAGCTTATATACATGCAG GCATATGCGCCTACTACTTTGGCAGTAGCCAGGGATTTTTGGACACTGAGGTATACCACAGCTCTTGAAGACGGCAGTCTCGTG ACCTGTGAGAGGTCATTGACTCCTGCAACTGGTGGTCCGGCTGGGCCATCGGCTCCAAGCTTTGTACGAGGGCAAGTACTTCCCAGTGGTTTTCTAATTCGACCTTGTGATGGTGGTGGTTCGATGATTCACATTGTAGATCATATTGATTTAGAT GCATGCAGTGTACCTGAGGTTCTAAGACCCTTGTATGAATCATCAACATTTCTAGCGCAGAAACTGACCCTTGCT GCCCTTCGCCACCTAAGACAAATTTCTTTTGAGGCTAGTGCTGACGTTCAGTGTAGGAGTCAACAACCTTCTGTTTTGAGGATTTTGATGCAGAGATTGAACAG AGGTTTCAATGACGCAGTGAATAGCTTTGCTGATGATGGTTGGTCTTTACTGGGCAGTGATGGTGTTGATGATGTTACCATTGCTGTAGATTCTTCCTTGAATCGAATTATAGGGTCTCATAGTAATTCTTCAGCAATGTTTTCGACCATAGGCAGCGGTATTCTCTGTGCAAAAGCATCAATGTTGCTGCAG AATGTACCACCTGCAATACTGGTTCGATTTTTGAGGGAGCATAGATCAGAATGGGCTGATTGTGCTGTTGATGCTTATTCGGCTGCATCACTAAGAGGTTGTACCTATTCAATCCCTACCGTTAGAGTCAATTCTGGCCTTTTGGGCAATCAGGCGATACTTCCTTTAGCTCACACTATCGAACATGAAGAG TCCTTGGAGGTGGTCAAGATCGAGGGTCATTGTTTCAATCAAGACGTCAATTTATCCTCCAGGGATATGACCTTGTTACAG CTTTGCAGTGGAATTGAGGAGAATGCTATCGGTGCCTGTGCTCAGCTTGTCTTTGCGCCCATCGATGAATCTTTTACAGATGATGTTCCTTTGCTGCCCTCAGGCTTTCGTGTTATACCACTGGAACCTAAATCA GATTCCTCTGCTCCTTCACGAACCCTCGATTTGGCATCCACACTAGAGACTGGTTCTGGTGCTGCTCCACGGTCCACTAATGAGACTGCTTCAACTGCCTACAATCTGCGATCGGTCCTCACAATAGCCTTCCAGTTCACATTTGAGAATCACCTTCGAGACAATGTAGCAGCAATGGCTCGACAATATGTTAGAAGTGTGGTTTCCTCAGTTCAAAGAGTTGCTATGGCTATTTCTCCAACACCAGGCTTTCAGATTGGATCCAAAATTCTTCCACCTGGCTCTCCTGAAGCTAACACTCTGGCACAATGGATTTTCCGAAGCTACAG GGCTCAAACTGGAGCTGCACTACTTCAGATAGACTCACAAGCTAACGACTCCTTGTTGAAAATGCTTTGGCAGTGTTCGGATGCAATCATGTGCTGTTCTTTAAAG ACCTCGCCTGTTTTTACCTTCTCAAACCAAGCTGGTCTTGATCTGCTGGAAACCACACTGATAGCACTGCAAGACATTATGCTGGAAAACATCCTAGACGATAGTGCCCGAAAGATGCTTTGCTCGGAGTTCCCAAAGATCATGCAACAG GGCTTTGCTTATCTTCCCGGCGGTGTCTGCCTGTCGAGCATGGGGAGGCCGGTGTCATACGAACAGGCTGTTGCGTGGAAGGTCTTGAATGAAGAGGGTTCAACCCACTgccttgctttcatgtttgtgaACTGGTCTTTTGTTTAA